From a single Kryptolebias marmoratus isolate JLee-2015 linkage group LG17, ASM164957v2, whole genome shotgun sequence genomic region:
- the cep131 gene encoding centrosomal protein of 131 kDa isoform X2 yields MHTTRSPSSIPTGAPGDVLDLSLSGSQLPMSRRPSSASPGKYFCRSVSVAGDSRGKRNTLGDASAGSSRSIKNLRRSNSTTQVNQQANLSLSQNRSEDYLALFDSSSDGRKKLASLSKTSPERTTWNILDDQPRVFPSHCGSRSTGSVDSLTSLKKKEAGISLAATFTANNRSNKGAVGNSVTTILHNNHSEKPLTPKSSNQKPSFNNIMKATANDEVLLENSSVTKSQKNFSSSSSASNNRAVVLAPRSSPVPPQRREVTEEEAERFIQQVNQAAVTIQRWYRRHSNQAALRQILANKRKEWEERKEEDAQLEQQQRKADDRKRIREEKARRARLVAIQELQQKRAQRAAEVQHDAELENSWETGAVGRKKQPKVSVGIKSPASPSNNSLMSPTHTKTKNTDSNLNVPAEMCELSFRAVSPALSSHRSSQCSQEDRAGGESQQQKSDRKLIRKEKSCLTRLAAPQQNTSDELQQRRAERAAEEQHAAEGAAGRKKLLRISPSNNSSKSPTDTKTNNTDSNSNAVIDGAELSFRPVSPSRGSQCSQEVLQRSVSVDEQRQGVQSSRPQSKTTLNELLDTLKLLEEEPESLSEPRGCLKEKYAWIDEDGDSNSLTADNLERHGQLSHHPALPDGGALLSEAKLQSIMSFLDEMEKSEQERPRSVTSGLHREAVLSEEELVGAEQVSATAAEVSSSMMRIRLELEEKKRTVTMLQTALTQQRELTARHVKETEKELSRNFQLQKEQYEATIQRHLAFIDQLINDKKALSERCEGVVAELKQVDQKYMKKISQMQQQHEMEIKKLKDLMSATEKIRREKWIDDKTKKIKEITIKGLEPEIQKLISKHKQELKKLRTLHEAELLQADERAAQRYVRQSEELRLQLEKEKKEESQRERELAKHRYEKQLQEEELSLQQQRRRLYKEVADEKERLAELAARQRGELEDLRRQLEENSSLAGRALRDEIDKSREEQERRHQMEMKVLQERLGIEKQTWEENYKKKEEAWMLSRERELKEELRRERDKEIELAIWTLEEETSRDKEECERAADNRVKRLREKFESELRELERSERAAVEKQQELRRRQMEMEGELIRLQALLRQKEQEMEDVTQSRDKLAEERRSLAEVIRQEFAERLVMTEEENRRLKVEVSEVRARLRLEVERLTREKEEELAEVHQRVKSAILKKEETVKSLRKQHEAAVKRADHLEALWEQQRKQLLEK; encoded by the exons TCAGAACCGGAGCGAGGACTACCTGGCCCTGTTCGACAGCAGCTCCGATGGACGCAAGAAGCTGGCGAGCCTCAGCAAGACATCACCAGAGAGAACCACATGGAACATCCTG gacGATCAGCCCAGAGTGTTTCCATCGCACTGCGGCTCCCGCAGTACCGGCAGCGTGGACTCGCTCACCAgcctgaagaaaaaagaagctggCATCAGTCTGGCTGCTACCTTCACTGCTAACAACAG GAGCAACAAGGGAGCCGTGGGCAACTCTGTCACCACCATCTTACACAACAACCACTCCGAGAAGCCGCTCACACCGAAGAGCTCCAACCAGAAGCCCTCATTCAA taaCATCATGAAGGCTACAGCAAACGATGAAGTTTTGCTGGAGAACAGCTCCGTCACCAAGTCCCAGAAGAAtttctcctcctcgtcttccgcCTCCAACAACAGAGCTGTGGTTTTGGCTCCACGCAGCAGCCCGGTCCCGCCGCAGAGGAGAGAGGTCACCGAAGAGGAGGCCGAAAG gtttATTCAGCAGGTGAACCAGGCTGCTGTCACCATTCAGCGCTGGTACAGACGGCACAGCAACCAGGCGGCGCTCAGGCAAATCCTggccaataaaagaaaa GAGtgggaggagaggaaagaggaggacgctcagctggagcagcagcagaggaaggcTGACGACAGGAAACGGATTCGTGAGGAGAAAGCTCGTCGTGCTCGTCTCGTTGCCATCCAG gaactgcagcagaaaagagCGCAGCGAGCTGCAGAGGTGCAGCATGATGCCGAGCTGGAAAACTCGTGGGAAACGGGTGCAGTGGGAAGGAAAAAGCAGCCCAAGGTTTCCGTCGGCATTAAAAGCCCGGCCTCGCCGAGCAACAACAGCCTGATGTCACCGACTCacaccaaaactaaaaacacag actcCAACCTGAATGTTCCAGCTGAGATGTGTGAGCTGAGCTTCAGGGCTGTTTCTCCAGCCTTGTCCAGTCACAGAAGCTCCCAGTGTTCTCAG gaggacagagcaggaggagagagTCAGCAACAGAAGAGCGACAGGAAATTGATCCGTAAAGAGAAATCTTGTCTGACCCGCCTTGCTGCCCCCCAGCAGAACACTTCTGAT gagctgcagcagagaagaGCAGAGCgagctgcagaggagcagcatgCAGCCGAGGGTGCAGCAGGACGTAAGAAACTTCTGAGGATTTCACCGAGCAACAACAGCTCGAAGTCCCCCACAGACACCAAAACCAACAACACAG aCTCTAATTCAAATGCTGTGATTGATGGAGCTGAGCTCAGCTTCAGACCTGTTTCTCCATCCAGAGGATCTCAGTGTTCCCAG GAGGTCCTGCAAAGGTCTGTGAGCGTGGACGAGCAGCGTCAGGGAGTCCAGTCCAGCAGGCCTCAGTCTAAAACCACCCTGAACGAGCTGCTGGACACCCTGAAGCTGTTAGAAGAAGAGCCGGAGAGCCTGTCAGAGCCGAGGGGCTGTCTGAAGGAGAAGTACGCCTGGATAGATGAG GATGGAGACTCAAACTCTCTGACTGCTGACAACCTGGAGCGCCACGGCCAGCTGAGCCACCACCCTGCACTGCCAGACGGGGGCGCTCTCCTCTCAGAGGCCAAGCTGCAGAGCATCATGAGCTTCCTGGACGAGATGGAGAAATCTGAGCAAGAAAGACCTCGATCCGTCACGTCAGGGTTGCACAGAGAG GCTGTGCTGTCTGAGGAGGAGCTGGTCGGAGCTGAGCAGGTGTCGGCCACCGCAGCCGAAGTCTCCAGCTCCATGATGAGAATCCggctggagctggaggagaagaaACGCACCGTCACCATGCTGCAGACAGCTCTG ACTCAGCAGAGGGAGCTGACAGCGAGACACGTGAAGGAGACGGAGAAGGAGCTGAGCAGGAACTTCCAGCTGCAGAAGGAGCAGTACGAAGCCACCATCCAGAGACACCTGGCGTTTATCGACCAG CTCATCAACGATAAAAAGGCTCTGAGTGAGCGCTGTGAAGGAGTGGTGGCCGAACTGAAGCAGGTGGACCAGAAGTACATGAAGAAGATCTCccagatgcagcagcagcatgaaaTG GAGATTAAAAAGTTAAAGGACCTGATGAGCGCCACAGAGAAGATCCGCAGAGAGAAATGGATCGATGACAAAACCAAGAAGATCAAGGAAATCACAATCAAAG gGCTGGAGCCGGAGATCCAGAAGCTGATttctaaacacaaacaggagctgaagaagctgcGGACGCTGCACgaagctgagctgctgcaggCGGACGAGCGGGCGGCGCAGAGATACGTTCGTCAGAGCGAGGAGCTCCGGctgcagctggagaaggagaagaaggaggagagcCAGAGGGAGAGGGAGCTGGCCAAACACAG GTACgagaagcagctgcaggaggaggagttgtccctacagcagcagaggaggcgTCTCTACAAGGAGGTGGCTGATGAGAAGGAGAGGCTGGCTGAGCTGGCTGCCAg GCAGCGCGGCGAGCTGGAGGACCTGCGGcggcagctggaggagaacaGCTCTCTGGCTGGGCGAGCCCTCCGAGACGAGATCGATAAGAGCCgagaggagcaggagaggaggCACCAG ATGGAGATGAAGGTTCTGCAGGAACGACTCGGCATCGAGAAACAAACCTGGGAAGAAAACTACAAGAAGAAGGAG GAAGCCTGGATGCTGAGCCGCGAGCGAGAGCTGAAGGAAGAGCTGCGGCGAGAACGGGACAAAGAGATCGAGCTCGCCATCTGGACGCTGGAGGAGGAGACGAGCAGAGACAAGGAGGAGTGTGAGAGGGCGGCTGACAACAg GGTGAAACGCTTGAGGGAAAAGTTTGAGTCTGAGCTGAGGGAGCTGGAGCGCTCGGAGAGGGCCGCCGTGGAGAAGCAACAGGAGCTGAGGAGGCGGCAGATGGAGATGGAGGGAGAGCTGATCCGGCTGCAGGCGCTGCTCCGACagaaggagcaggagatggaAGACGTCACTCAG AGCAGAGACAAGCTGGCGGAGGAGCGCCGCAGCCTGGCCGAGGTGATACGACAGGAGTTTGCGGAGCGTCTGGTGATGACGGAGGAGGAGAACCGCCGGCTGAAGGTGGAGGTGTCAGAAGTGCGAGCGAGGCTGAGGTTGGAGGTGGAGAGGCTCACCcgggagaaggaggaggagctggccGAAGTCCACCAACG AGTgaagtcggccatcttgaagaaGGAGGAAACTGTGAAGAGTCTCCGAAAGCAGCATGAG GCTGCTGTGAAGAGGGCGGACCACCTGGAGGCTCTGTGggagcagcagaggaagcagctgctggagaagtGA
- the cep131 gene encoding centrosomal protein of 131 kDa isoform X1, with protein MHTTRSPSSIPTGAPGDVLDLSLSGSQLPMSRRPSSASPGKYFCRSVSVAGDSRGKRNTLGDASAGSSRSIKNLRRSNSTTQVNQQANLSLSQNRSEDYLALFDSSSDGRKKLASLSKTSPERTTWNILDDQPRVFPSHCGSRSTGSVDSLTSLKKKEAGISLAATFTANNRSNKGAVGNSVTTILHNNHSEKPLTPKSSNQKPSFNNIMKATANDEVLLENSSVTKSQKNFSSSSSASNNRAVVLAPRSSPVPPQRREVTEEEAERFIQQVNQAAVTIQRWYRRHSNQAALRQILANKRKEWEERKEEDAQLEQQQRKADDRKRIREEKARRARLVAIQELQQKRAQRAAEVQHDAELENSWETGAVGRKKQPKVSVGIKSPASPSNNSLMSPTHTKTKNTDSNLNVPAEMCELSFRAVSPALSSHRSSQCSQEDRAGGESQQQKSDRKLIRKEKSCLTRLAAPQQNTSDELQQRRAERAAEEQHAAEGAAGRKKLLRISPSNNSSKSPTDTKTNNTDSNSNAVIDGAELSFRPVSPSRGSQCSQEVLQRSVSVDEQRQGVQSSRPQSKTTLNELLDTLKLLEEEPESLSEPRGCLKEKYAWIDEDGDSNSLTADNLERHGQLSHHPALPDGGALLSEAKLQSIMSFLDEMEKSEQERPRSVTSGLHREAVLSEEELVGAEQVSATAAEVSSSMMRIRLELEEKKRTVTMLQTALTQQRELTARHVKETEKELSRNFQLQKEQYEATIQRHLAFIDQLINDKKALSERCEGVVAELKQVDQKYMKKISQMQQQHEMVWQILGPLCEEIKKLKDLMSATEKIRREKWIDDKTKKIKEITIKGLEPEIQKLISKHKQELKKLRTLHEAELLQADERAAQRYVRQSEELRLQLEKEKKEESQRERELAKHRYEKQLQEEELSLQQQRRRLYKEVADEKERLAELAARQRGELEDLRRQLEENSSLAGRALRDEIDKSREEQERRHQMEMKVLQERLGIEKQTWEENYKKKEEAWMLSRERELKEELRRERDKEIELAIWTLEEETSRDKEECERAADNRVKRLREKFESELRELERSERAAVEKQQELRRRQMEMEGELIRLQALLRQKEQEMEDVTQSRDKLAEERRSLAEVIRQEFAERLVMTEEENRRLKVEVSEVRARLRLEVERLTREKEEELAEVHQRVKSAILKKEETVKSLRKQHEAAVKRADHLEALWEQQRKQLLEK; from the exons TCAGAACCGGAGCGAGGACTACCTGGCCCTGTTCGACAGCAGCTCCGATGGACGCAAGAAGCTGGCGAGCCTCAGCAAGACATCACCAGAGAGAACCACATGGAACATCCTG gacGATCAGCCCAGAGTGTTTCCATCGCACTGCGGCTCCCGCAGTACCGGCAGCGTGGACTCGCTCACCAgcctgaagaaaaaagaagctggCATCAGTCTGGCTGCTACCTTCACTGCTAACAACAG GAGCAACAAGGGAGCCGTGGGCAACTCTGTCACCACCATCTTACACAACAACCACTCCGAGAAGCCGCTCACACCGAAGAGCTCCAACCAGAAGCCCTCATTCAA taaCATCATGAAGGCTACAGCAAACGATGAAGTTTTGCTGGAGAACAGCTCCGTCACCAAGTCCCAGAAGAAtttctcctcctcgtcttccgcCTCCAACAACAGAGCTGTGGTTTTGGCTCCACGCAGCAGCCCGGTCCCGCCGCAGAGGAGAGAGGTCACCGAAGAGGAGGCCGAAAG gtttATTCAGCAGGTGAACCAGGCTGCTGTCACCATTCAGCGCTGGTACAGACGGCACAGCAACCAGGCGGCGCTCAGGCAAATCCTggccaataaaagaaaa GAGtgggaggagaggaaagaggaggacgctcagctggagcagcagcagaggaaggcTGACGACAGGAAACGGATTCGTGAGGAGAAAGCTCGTCGTGCTCGTCTCGTTGCCATCCAG gaactgcagcagaaaagagCGCAGCGAGCTGCAGAGGTGCAGCATGATGCCGAGCTGGAAAACTCGTGGGAAACGGGTGCAGTGGGAAGGAAAAAGCAGCCCAAGGTTTCCGTCGGCATTAAAAGCCCGGCCTCGCCGAGCAACAACAGCCTGATGTCACCGACTCacaccaaaactaaaaacacag actcCAACCTGAATGTTCCAGCTGAGATGTGTGAGCTGAGCTTCAGGGCTGTTTCTCCAGCCTTGTCCAGTCACAGAAGCTCCCAGTGTTCTCAG gaggacagagcaggaggagagagTCAGCAACAGAAGAGCGACAGGAAATTGATCCGTAAAGAGAAATCTTGTCTGACCCGCCTTGCTGCCCCCCAGCAGAACACTTCTGAT gagctgcagcagagaagaGCAGAGCgagctgcagaggagcagcatgCAGCCGAGGGTGCAGCAGGACGTAAGAAACTTCTGAGGATTTCACCGAGCAACAACAGCTCGAAGTCCCCCACAGACACCAAAACCAACAACACAG aCTCTAATTCAAATGCTGTGATTGATGGAGCTGAGCTCAGCTTCAGACCTGTTTCTCCATCCAGAGGATCTCAGTGTTCCCAG GAGGTCCTGCAAAGGTCTGTGAGCGTGGACGAGCAGCGTCAGGGAGTCCAGTCCAGCAGGCCTCAGTCTAAAACCACCCTGAACGAGCTGCTGGACACCCTGAAGCTGTTAGAAGAAGAGCCGGAGAGCCTGTCAGAGCCGAGGGGCTGTCTGAAGGAGAAGTACGCCTGGATAGATGAG GATGGAGACTCAAACTCTCTGACTGCTGACAACCTGGAGCGCCACGGCCAGCTGAGCCACCACCCTGCACTGCCAGACGGGGGCGCTCTCCTCTCAGAGGCCAAGCTGCAGAGCATCATGAGCTTCCTGGACGAGATGGAGAAATCTGAGCAAGAAAGACCTCGATCCGTCACGTCAGGGTTGCACAGAGAG GCTGTGCTGTCTGAGGAGGAGCTGGTCGGAGCTGAGCAGGTGTCGGCCACCGCAGCCGAAGTCTCCAGCTCCATGATGAGAATCCggctggagctggaggagaagaaACGCACCGTCACCATGCTGCAGACAGCTCTG ACTCAGCAGAGGGAGCTGACAGCGAGACACGTGAAGGAGACGGAGAAGGAGCTGAGCAGGAACTTCCAGCTGCAGAAGGAGCAGTACGAAGCCACCATCCAGAGACACCTGGCGTTTATCGACCAG CTCATCAACGATAAAAAGGCTCTGAGTGAGCGCTGTGAAGGAGTGGTGGCCGAACTGAAGCAGGTGGACCAGAAGTACATGAAGAAGATCTCccagatgcagcagcagcatgaaaTG GTGTGGCAAATTCTCGGCCCCTTGTGTGAG GAGATTAAAAAGTTAAAGGACCTGATGAGCGCCACAGAGAAGATCCGCAGAGAGAAATGGATCGATGACAAAACCAAGAAGATCAAGGAAATCACAATCAAAG gGCTGGAGCCGGAGATCCAGAAGCTGATttctaaacacaaacaggagctgaagaagctgcGGACGCTGCACgaagctgagctgctgcaggCGGACGAGCGGGCGGCGCAGAGATACGTTCGTCAGAGCGAGGAGCTCCGGctgcagctggagaaggagaagaaggaggagagcCAGAGGGAGAGGGAGCTGGCCAAACACAG GTACgagaagcagctgcaggaggaggagttgtccctacagcagcagaggaggcgTCTCTACAAGGAGGTGGCTGATGAGAAGGAGAGGCTGGCTGAGCTGGCTGCCAg GCAGCGCGGCGAGCTGGAGGACCTGCGGcggcagctggaggagaacaGCTCTCTGGCTGGGCGAGCCCTCCGAGACGAGATCGATAAGAGCCgagaggagcaggagaggaggCACCAG ATGGAGATGAAGGTTCTGCAGGAACGACTCGGCATCGAGAAACAAACCTGGGAAGAAAACTACAAGAAGAAGGAG GAAGCCTGGATGCTGAGCCGCGAGCGAGAGCTGAAGGAAGAGCTGCGGCGAGAACGGGACAAAGAGATCGAGCTCGCCATCTGGACGCTGGAGGAGGAGACGAGCAGAGACAAGGAGGAGTGTGAGAGGGCGGCTGACAACAg GGTGAAACGCTTGAGGGAAAAGTTTGAGTCTGAGCTGAGGGAGCTGGAGCGCTCGGAGAGGGCCGCCGTGGAGAAGCAACAGGAGCTGAGGAGGCGGCAGATGGAGATGGAGGGAGAGCTGATCCGGCTGCAGGCGCTGCTCCGACagaaggagcaggagatggaAGACGTCACTCAG AGCAGAGACAAGCTGGCGGAGGAGCGCCGCAGCCTGGCCGAGGTGATACGACAGGAGTTTGCGGAGCGTCTGGTGATGACGGAGGAGGAGAACCGCCGGCTGAAGGTGGAGGTGTCAGAAGTGCGAGCGAGGCTGAGGTTGGAGGTGGAGAGGCTCACCcgggagaaggaggaggagctggccGAAGTCCACCAACG AGTgaagtcggccatcttgaagaaGGAGGAAACTGTGAAGAGTCTCCGAAAGCAGCATGAG GCTGCTGTGAAGAGGGCGGACCACCTGGAGGCTCTGTGggagcagcagaggaagcagctgctggagaagtGA
- the cep131 gene encoding centrosomal protein of 131 kDa isoform X3 — MHTTRSPSSIPTGAPGDVLDLSLSGSQLPMSRRPSSASPGKYFCRSVSVAGDSRGKRNTLGDASAGSSRSIKNLRRSNSTTQVNQQANLSLSQNRSEDYLALFDSSSDGRKKLASLSKTSPERTTWNILDDQPRVFPSHCGSRSTGSVDSLTSLKKKEAGISLAATFTANNRSNKGAVGNSVTTILHNNHSEKPLTPKSSNQKPSFNNIMKATANDEVLLENSSVTKSQKNFSSSSSASNNRAVVLAPRSSPVPPQRREVTEEEAERFIQQVNQAAVTIQRWYRRHSNQAALRQILANKRKEWEERKEEDAQLEQQQRKADDRKRIREEKARRARLVAIQELQQKRAQRAAEVQHDAELENSWETGAVGRKKQPKVSVGIKSPASPSNNSLMSPTHTKTKNTDSNLNVPAEMCELSFRAVSPALSSHRSSQCSQEDRAGGESQQQKSDRKLIRKEKSCLTRLAAPQQNTSDELQQRRAERAAEEQHAAEGAAGRKKLLRISPSNNSSKSPTDTKTNNTDSNSNAVIDGAELSFRPVSPSRGSQCSQEVLQRSVSVDEQRQGVQSSRPQSKTTLNELLDTLKLLEEEPESLSEPRGCLKEKYAWIDEDGDSNSLTADNLERHGQLSHHPALPDGGALLSEAKLQSIMSFLDEMEKSEQERPRSVTSGLHREAVLSEEELVGAEQVSATAAEVSSSMMRIRLELEEKKRTVTMLQTALTQQRELTARHVKETEKELSRNFQLQKEQYEATIQRHLAFIDQLINDKKALSERCEGVVAELKQVDQKYMKKISQMQQQHEMVWQILGPLCEEIKKLKDLMSATEKIRREKWIDDKTKKIKEITIKGLEPEIQKLISKHKQELKKLRTLHEAELLQADERAAQRYVRQSEELRLQLEKEKKEESQRERELAKHRYEKQLQEEELSLQQQRRRLYKEVADEKERLAELAARQRGELEDLRRQLEENSSLAGRALRDEIDKSREEQERRHQMEMKVLQERLGIEKQTWEENYKKKEEAWMLSRERELKEELRRERDKEIELAIWTLEEETSRDKEECERAADNRISSTNP; from the exons TCAGAACCGGAGCGAGGACTACCTGGCCCTGTTCGACAGCAGCTCCGATGGACGCAAGAAGCTGGCGAGCCTCAGCAAGACATCACCAGAGAGAACCACATGGAACATCCTG gacGATCAGCCCAGAGTGTTTCCATCGCACTGCGGCTCCCGCAGTACCGGCAGCGTGGACTCGCTCACCAgcctgaagaaaaaagaagctggCATCAGTCTGGCTGCTACCTTCACTGCTAACAACAG GAGCAACAAGGGAGCCGTGGGCAACTCTGTCACCACCATCTTACACAACAACCACTCCGAGAAGCCGCTCACACCGAAGAGCTCCAACCAGAAGCCCTCATTCAA taaCATCATGAAGGCTACAGCAAACGATGAAGTTTTGCTGGAGAACAGCTCCGTCACCAAGTCCCAGAAGAAtttctcctcctcgtcttccgcCTCCAACAACAGAGCTGTGGTTTTGGCTCCACGCAGCAGCCCGGTCCCGCCGCAGAGGAGAGAGGTCACCGAAGAGGAGGCCGAAAG gtttATTCAGCAGGTGAACCAGGCTGCTGTCACCATTCAGCGCTGGTACAGACGGCACAGCAACCAGGCGGCGCTCAGGCAAATCCTggccaataaaagaaaa GAGtgggaggagaggaaagaggaggacgctcagctggagcagcagcagaggaaggcTGACGACAGGAAACGGATTCGTGAGGAGAAAGCTCGTCGTGCTCGTCTCGTTGCCATCCAG gaactgcagcagaaaagagCGCAGCGAGCTGCAGAGGTGCAGCATGATGCCGAGCTGGAAAACTCGTGGGAAACGGGTGCAGTGGGAAGGAAAAAGCAGCCCAAGGTTTCCGTCGGCATTAAAAGCCCGGCCTCGCCGAGCAACAACAGCCTGATGTCACCGACTCacaccaaaactaaaaacacag actcCAACCTGAATGTTCCAGCTGAGATGTGTGAGCTGAGCTTCAGGGCTGTTTCTCCAGCCTTGTCCAGTCACAGAAGCTCCCAGTGTTCTCAG gaggacagagcaggaggagagagTCAGCAACAGAAGAGCGACAGGAAATTGATCCGTAAAGAGAAATCTTGTCTGACCCGCCTTGCTGCCCCCCAGCAGAACACTTCTGAT gagctgcagcagagaagaGCAGAGCgagctgcagaggagcagcatgCAGCCGAGGGTGCAGCAGGACGTAAGAAACTTCTGAGGATTTCACCGAGCAACAACAGCTCGAAGTCCCCCACAGACACCAAAACCAACAACACAG aCTCTAATTCAAATGCTGTGATTGATGGAGCTGAGCTCAGCTTCAGACCTGTTTCTCCATCCAGAGGATCTCAGTGTTCCCAG GAGGTCCTGCAAAGGTCTGTGAGCGTGGACGAGCAGCGTCAGGGAGTCCAGTCCAGCAGGCCTCAGTCTAAAACCACCCTGAACGAGCTGCTGGACACCCTGAAGCTGTTAGAAGAAGAGCCGGAGAGCCTGTCAGAGCCGAGGGGCTGTCTGAAGGAGAAGTACGCCTGGATAGATGAG GATGGAGACTCAAACTCTCTGACTGCTGACAACCTGGAGCGCCACGGCCAGCTGAGCCACCACCCTGCACTGCCAGACGGGGGCGCTCTCCTCTCAGAGGCCAAGCTGCAGAGCATCATGAGCTTCCTGGACGAGATGGAGAAATCTGAGCAAGAAAGACCTCGATCCGTCACGTCAGGGTTGCACAGAGAG GCTGTGCTGTCTGAGGAGGAGCTGGTCGGAGCTGAGCAGGTGTCGGCCACCGCAGCCGAAGTCTCCAGCTCCATGATGAGAATCCggctggagctggaggagaagaaACGCACCGTCACCATGCTGCAGACAGCTCTG ACTCAGCAGAGGGAGCTGACAGCGAGACACGTGAAGGAGACGGAGAAGGAGCTGAGCAGGAACTTCCAGCTGCAGAAGGAGCAGTACGAAGCCACCATCCAGAGACACCTGGCGTTTATCGACCAG CTCATCAACGATAAAAAGGCTCTGAGTGAGCGCTGTGAAGGAGTGGTGGCCGAACTGAAGCAGGTGGACCAGAAGTACATGAAGAAGATCTCccagatgcagcagcagcatgaaaTG GTGTGGCAAATTCTCGGCCCCTTGTGTGAG GAGATTAAAAAGTTAAAGGACCTGATGAGCGCCACAGAGAAGATCCGCAGAGAGAAATGGATCGATGACAAAACCAAGAAGATCAAGGAAATCACAATCAAAG gGCTGGAGCCGGAGATCCAGAAGCTGATttctaaacacaaacaggagctgaagaagctgcGGACGCTGCACgaagctgagctgctgcaggCGGACGAGCGGGCGGCGCAGAGATACGTTCGTCAGAGCGAGGAGCTCCGGctgcagctggagaaggagaagaaggaggagagcCAGAGGGAGAGGGAGCTGGCCAAACACAG GTACgagaagcagctgcaggaggaggagttgtccctacagcagcagaggaggcgTCTCTACAAGGAGGTGGCTGATGAGAAGGAGAGGCTGGCTGAGCTGGCTGCCAg GCAGCGCGGCGAGCTGGAGGACCTGCGGcggcagctggaggagaacaGCTCTCTGGCTGGGCGAGCCCTCCGAGACGAGATCGATAAGAGCCgagaggagcaggagaggaggCACCAG ATGGAGATGAAGGTTCTGCAGGAACGACTCGGCATCGAGAAACAAACCTGGGAAGAAAACTACAAGAAGAAGGAG GAAGCCTGGATGCTGAGCCGCGAGCGAGAGCTGAAGGAAGAGCTGCGGCGAGAACGGGACAAAGAGATCGAGCTCGCCATCTGGACGCTGGAGGAGGAGACGAGCAGAGACAAGGAGGAGTGTGAGAGGGCGGCTGACAACAg GATTTCATCAACAAACCCATAA